One Methylosinus sp. LW4 genomic region harbors:
- a CDS encoding rod-binding protein — protein sequence MSIFPATDLVTEVARAADPARRNAAVTRLSDVSNATPSNVDGFAAIVADNGKASKSVEPFVAAPMVRDETAAATRATIRPGEATQKFEAFVIQSSLEAMLPKSENGYFGHGTAGDVWRSMIAEQIGDQIAKAGGLGLRKLLDHNLASSGERTKTS from the coding sequence ATGTCGATTTTTCCCGCTACCGATCTCGTCACGGAAGTCGCCAGAGCCGCAGATCCTGCTCGTCGCAATGCCGCAGTCACGCGCCTCAGCGACGTCTCTAACGCCACGCCGAGCAATGTCGATGGGTTCGCGGCCATTGTCGCGGACAATGGCAAGGCGTCGAAATCGGTCGAGCCGTTCGTCGCTGCGCCGATGGTTCGGGATGAGACAGCGGCGGCGACGCGGGCGACGATTCGGCCTGGCGAGGCGACGCAGAAGTTCGAGGCCTTCGTTATTCAGTCGTCGCTGGAGGCGATGCTGCCGAAATCGGAAAACGGCTATTTCGGTCATGGGACCGCGGGCGATGTATGGCGCTCGATGATCGCCGAGCAGATCGGCGATCAGATCGCGAAGGCGGGCGGTCTCGGGCTGCGCAAGCTGCTCGATCACAATTTGGCTTCGAGCGGCGAGCGCACAAAGACATCATGA
- a CDS encoding response regulator transcription factor — MFIIVDERELVTSGYARHFGQEGISSAGFCSGQFIDWVDSAVETDMLAVEAFLIGECPEREELPKLIRKRSQAPVIAMNEAPSLEQTLGLFTAGVDDVVRKPIHVKEILARVYAIRRRAETRRDHAVVGPMQVFFDGRDPLVRGEPFNLPRRERRILEYFVMNRGRRLTKSQIFNAVYGLFDDVVEENVVESHVSKLRKKLRARLGYDPIDSQRFLGYMMVG; from the coding sequence ATGTTCATAATCGTCGATGAGCGTGAACTGGTGACGAGTGGGTATGCGCGCCACTTCGGCCAGGAGGGAATCTCCTCGGCGGGGTTCTGTTCCGGGCAGTTCATCGATTGGGTCGACTCCGCGGTCGAGACCGACATGCTCGCGGTGGAGGCCTTTCTGATCGGGGAGTGCCCGGAGCGCGAGGAGCTGCCGAAGCTCATTCGCAAACGATCTCAGGCGCCCGTCATCGCGATGAACGAGGCGCCGTCGCTCGAGCAGACGCTCGGCCTGTTCACGGCCGGCGTCGACGATGTCGTGCGCAAGCCGATTCACGTGAAAGAGATTCTCGCGCGCGTCTACGCCATTCGCCGCCGCGCCGAGACGCGTCGCGACCATGCGGTGGTCGGGCCTATGCAGGTGTTCTTCGACGGGCGCGATCCGCTGGTGCGCGGAGAGCCCTTCAACCTGCCGCGGCGCGAGCGCAGGATTCTCGAATATTTCGTGATGAATCGCGGTCGCCGTCTGACCAAGTCGCAAATCTTCAACGCGGTCTATGGTCTCTTCGACGATGTGGTCGAGGAGAATGTCGTCGAGAGCCATGTGAGCAAGCTGCGCAAGAAGCTGCGCGCGCGCCTCGGCTATGACCCGATCGATTCGCAACGCTTCCTCGGCTATATGATGGTCGGCTGA
- a CDS encoding MotE family protein, whose amino-acid sequence MSNLRKALPLVAAAAFVSCAFAVGAEQKKAEPVAKEEPPRTREARAAPPPPDARQYCSDIAAAAGAARNARQEKELLDIEQRIAKRTAELEAKRAELQDVLDRYDTLLKQTDERLVSIYGRMRPEAAAAQFANMEEDMAAAMLMRLQPKQSSAILNEMEASRAVVLTKKVAALSSLVGGGKKQ is encoded by the coding sequence ATGTCAAATTTGCGAAAGGCGCTCCCGCTCGTCGCCGCGGCGGCGTTCGTCTCATGCGCCTTTGCTGTCGGGGCGGAGCAGAAGAAGGCGGAGCCTGTCGCCAAGGAGGAGCCGCCGCGGACGCGAGAGGCGCGCGCCGCGCCGCCGCCCCCCGACGCGCGGCAATATTGCTCGGACATAGCGGCCGCGGCCGGCGCCGCTCGCAATGCGCGGCAGGAGAAGGAGCTGCTCGACATAGAGCAGCGAATCGCCAAGCGCACCGCCGAGCTCGAAGCCAAGCGCGCGGAGCTGCAGGATGTGCTCGACCGCTACGACACGCTGCTGAAGCAGACGGACGAGCGGCTGGTCTCTATCTATGGACGCATGCGGCCGGAAGCCGCCGCCGCGCAATTCGCGAATATGGAGGAGGACATGGCGGCGGCCATGCTCATGCGGCTGCAGCCCAAGCAGTCCAGCGCGATTCTCAATGAGATGGAGGCCTCCCGCGCCGTCGTGCTGACCAAGAAGGTGGCCGCTCTGTCGAGCCTCGTCGGCGGCGGGAAGAAGCAATGA
- a CDS encoding flagellar basal body L-ring protein FlgH → MKRLAIAIGSALALAGCAADPRDIGREPHMSPVGSGFSAYDDQLPTGSVRPPALGPQMRLDENRVNLYRDVRAMTVGDVVTVNISMDDKAVLGNSTDRSRDSKVKTTWSFLFDFLAGASSAPPERKWTGTVNNDLQSSSSTQGQGSINRSEQIRLSIAAVVTAVLPNGNLMLRGSQEIRVNYELRVLTIAGIARPRDIGKDNMISYDKIAEARVSYGGRGRLTEVQQPAWGQQAYDIFAPF, encoded by the coding sequence ATGAAGCGTCTCGCCATAGCGATCGGCTCGGCGCTGGCGCTCGCTGGATGCGCCGCAGACCCGCGCGACATCGGGCGCGAGCCGCATATGAGTCCCGTGGGCAGCGGATTTTCCGCCTATGACGATCAGCTGCCGACCGGCTCGGTGCGCCCGCCGGCCCTCGGGCCGCAGATGCGGCTCGACGAGAACAGGGTCAATCTCTATCGCGACGTTCGCGCGATGACGGTCGGCGATGTCGTCACCGTCAACATTTCTATGGACGACAAGGCGGTGCTCGGTAATTCGACCGATCGCTCGCGCGACTCCAAGGTCAAGACGACCTGGTCCTTCCTGTTCGATTTCCTCGCCGGCGCGTCATCGGCTCCGCCGGAACGCAAATGGACCGGCACGGTCAATAATGATTTGCAGTCGAGCAGCTCGACGCAGGGGCAGGGGTCGATCAATCGCTCGGAGCAGATAAGGCTTTCGATCGCCGCCGTCGTCACCGCGGTTCTGCCCAACGGCAATCTCATGCTGCGCGGATCGCAGGAGATCCGCGTGAATTACGAGCTGCGCGTGCTGACCATCGCCGGCATCGCGCGGCCGCGCGACATCGGCAAGGACAATATGATCTCCTACGACAAAATCGCCGAGGCGCGCGTCTCCTATGGCGGGCGTGGGCGATTGACGGAGGTGCAGCAGCCCGCATGGGGCCAGCAGGCCTACGACATATTCGCGCCGTTCTGA
- a CDS encoding flagellar basal body-associated FliL family protein codes for MAAPPGITTAAETHSSSSGQLALALIVATVLGAGGGGFLGFTLTGDPSTAAKPGEPVPAESAAPKKSAEPADKGHGAQGHGGHGAAAPAEGAKDAPQAKMKLKELTPIVTNLASPETGWVRLQASIVYDSQAVPQPDILISQVTADIVAFLRTMTLASLEGSDGLRRLHEDLTDRAATRSEGHIQEVIIQALVVQ; via the coding sequence GTGGCCGCGCCGCCTGGCATAACCACCGCCGCCGAAACGCATTCGTCTTCCTCCGGCCAGCTGGCGCTCGCGCTCATCGTCGCGACGGTTCTCGGCGCCGGAGGCGGGGGCTTCCTCGGCTTCACGCTGACCGGCGATCCATCCACGGCCGCCAAGCCTGGCGAGCCCGTCCCGGCCGAGAGCGCGGCGCCGAAAAAAAGCGCGGAGCCTGCGGATAAGGGACATGGCGCGCAAGGTCATGGCGGACATGGCGCCGCTGCGCCTGCCGAAGGCGCGAAGGATGCGCCGCAGGCGAAGATGAAGCTCAAGGAGCTCACGCCGATCGTCACCAATCTGGCCTCGCCGGAGACCGGATGGGTGCGTCTGCAGGCGTCGATCGTCTACGACTCCCAAGCCGTGCCGCAGCCGGACATATTGATCTCGCAAGTGACGGCGGACATCGTCGCCTTTCTGCGGACGATGACGCTCGCCTCGCTCGAAGGCTCGGACGGACTGCGGCGCCTGCACGAAGATCTGACCGATCGGGCGGCGACACGGTCCGAAGGACATATTCAGGAGGTCATCATTCAAGCCCTGGTCGTTCAATGA
- the fliP gene encoding flagellar type III secretion system pore protein FliP (The bacterial flagellar biogenesis protein FliP forms a type III secretion system (T3SS)-type pore required for flagellar assembly.) — protein sequence MKRAAAILLLFLLAPTAALAQGFDLNALLPAGGGAASGRIVQILVLLTVLSIAPGLLIMVTSFTRFAIALSFLRSGLGLQSTPANLVLISLALFMTFYVMAPTFDTAWKDGLKPLMDNKITEVEAFEKISQPFRKFMIANVRDKDIKLFENLTKDKGTTGDYEKIGLQVLAPAFMISELRRGFEIGFLIVLPFLVIDMVVAVITMSMGMMMLPPTAISLPIKVLFFILIDGWNLLVGSLIRSYG from the coding sequence ATGAAGCGCGCCGCCGCGATCCTTCTTCTCTTCCTCCTCGCGCCGACCGCCGCTCTGGCGCAGGGGTTCGATCTCAATGCTCTGCTGCCTGCAGGAGGCGGCGCGGCCAGCGGCAGGATCGTGCAGATCCTCGTTCTGCTGACGGTGCTCTCCATCGCGCCCGGCCTGCTCATCATGGTGACGAGCTTCACCCGCTTCGCCATCGCGCTGTCTTTTTTGCGCAGCGGCTTGGGGCTGCAGAGCACGCCGGCCAATCTCGTGCTCATCAGCCTCGCGCTGTTCATGACCTTCTATGTGATGGCGCCGACTTTCGACACGGCCTGGAAGGACGGGCTGAAGCCATTGATGGACAATAAGATCACCGAGGTGGAGGCGTTCGAGAAAATCTCGCAGCCATTCCGCAAGTTCATGATCGCCAATGTGCGCGACAAGGACATCAAGCTGTTCGAGAATTTGACCAAGGACAAAGGGACGACCGGAGACTATGAGAAGATCGGTCTCCAGGTTCTCGCGCCCGCCTTCATGATCTCCGAGCTTCGCCGCGGCTTCGAGATCGGCTTTCTCATCGTGCTGCCCTTTCTCGTCATCGACATGGTGGTCGCGGTGATCACAATGTCGATGGGCATGATGATGCTGCCCCCGACGGCCATCTCCTTGCCGATCAAAGTGCTGTTCTTCATTCTCATCGACGGGTGGAATCTCCTCGTCGGCAGCCTCATCCGCTCCTATGGCTGA
- a CDS encoding flagellin N-terminal helical domain-containing protein, whose amino-acid sequence MSSILTNASAITALQSLRTVQSSLASTQKEISTGLKISSAADNASTWSIAETMKSDQGVLSTISDSLSVSSSVLNVANVAVTNAISVINNIKSAVAQASQPGADLAKIGTSLTGLSDQLKSIVTSANFNGLNLLDGSRSNFNSIASYSDGNGGTASSLNTINLTATALIGGGGTSPAVAAGSGILEAAQATGATSATDFTNLSQTNVSSSSNIADTLSNADKSIADLTKYAAQIGAAQTSVTGQAAFIKTLNDGLTQGVSSLVDADMNQASTRLQALQTQQQLGVQSLSIANQNSQIILRLFQ is encoded by the coding sequence ATGTCCAGCATTTTGACCAACGCCTCCGCCATCACCGCTCTGCAGTCGCTGCGCACGGTCCAGTCCTCTCTCGCCTCGACCCAGAAAGAGATTTCGACGGGCCTGAAAATCTCGTCGGCGGCCGACAACGCCTCCACCTGGTCGATCGCCGAAACGATGAAGTCCGACCAGGGCGTCCTCTCGACGATCAGCGACTCGCTGTCGGTCAGCTCCTCGGTGCTCAACGTCGCCAATGTGGCGGTGACCAACGCCATTTCGGTCATCAACAACATCAAATCCGCGGTGGCGCAGGCTTCCCAGCCGGGCGCGGATCTGGCGAAGATCGGCACGAGCCTCACGGGCCTCAGCGATCAGCTCAAGAGCATCGTGACCTCCGCGAATTTCAACGGCTTGAATCTGCTCGACGGCTCGCGGAGCAACTTCAACTCCATCGCTTCCTACAGCGACGGAAACGGCGGCACGGCCTCTTCGCTGAACACCATCAATCTCACCGCGACCGCGCTGATCGGCGGCGGCGGCACTTCTCCCGCGGTCGCGGCCGGCAGCGGCATATTGGAGGCGGCTCAGGCCACCGGCGCGACCTCGGCGACGGACTTCACCAACCTGTCGCAGACCAACGTTTCCTCCTCCTCGAACATCGCCGACACTCTGTCGAACGCCGACAAGTCGATCGCGGATTTGACGAAATACGCCGCGCAGATCGGCGCCGCGCAGACGAGCGTGACCGGTCAGGCCGCCTTCATCAAGACACTGAACGACGGTCTGACGCAGGGCGTCAGCTCTCTGGTCGACGCCGACATGAACCAAGCTTCGACCCGCTTGCAGGCTCTGCAGACGCAGCAGCAGCTCGGCGTTCAGTCGCTGTCGATCGCCAATCAGAACAGCCAGATCATCCTGCGCCTGTTCCAGTAA
- a CDS encoding flagellin N-terminal helical domain-containing protein, producing MSSILTNPSAITALQSLRATQQALANTQKEVSTGLKISSATDNASTWSIAETMKSDQGVLSTIGDSMTVSSSLLNIAQTAVTNAISVLNNIKSAVAQAAQPGADTAKIGTSLTGLSNQLKSIVASASFNGLNILDGSQSSFAFIASYTDGGGSTASALNTINLTATALIGGGGASPAVAAGSGILEAAQGTGATAATDFTNLSATDVASSSVITDSLTNADKAISDLTKYAAQIGATQTTVTGQAAFVKTLNEALTNGVSSLVDADMNEASTRLQALQTQQQLGVQSLSIANQNSQIILKLFQ from the coding sequence ATGTCCAGCATTCTCACTAACCCCTCGGCTATCACGGCACTTCAGTCGTTGCGTGCGACGCAGCAGGCGCTTGCGAACACGCAGAAGGAAGTTTCGACGGGTCTGAAGATTTCGAGCGCCACCGACAACGCCTCCACCTGGTCGATCGCCGAGACGATGAAGTCCGATCAGGGCGTGCTGTCGACGATCGGCGATTCGATGACGGTGAGCTCATCGCTTCTCAATATCGCCCAGACCGCCGTCACCAATGCGATCTCGGTGCTGAACAACATCAAGTCGGCGGTCGCGCAGGCGGCGCAGCCCGGCGCCGATACGGCGAAGATCGGCACGAGCCTGACCGGCCTCAGCAATCAGCTGAAGAGCATTGTCGCCTCGGCGAGCTTCAACGGCCTCAACATTCTCGACGGCTCGCAGTCTTCCTTCGCCTTCATCGCTTCTTACACGGATGGCGGCGGCTCGACCGCTTCGGCGCTCAACACGATCAATCTCACGGCGACCGCGCTGATCGGCGGCGGCGGCGCTTCGCCTGCGGTCGCGGCCGGCTCGGGCATTTTGGAAGCCGCGCAGGGAACCGGCGCGACCGCCGCGACCGATTTCACCAATCTGTCCGCGACGGATGTCGCTTCGAGCTCGGTCATCACCGATTCGCTGACCAACGCCGACAAGGCGATCTCCGATCTCACCAAATATGCCGCGCAGATCGGCGCGACGCAGACGACGGTCACGGGCCAGGCCGCCTTCGTCAAGACCTTGAACGAGGCGCTCACCAATGGCGTCAGCTCGCTGGTCGACGCCGATATGAACGAGGCCTCGACGCGCCTGCAGGCTCTGCAGACCCAGCAGCAGCTCGGCGTGCAGTCCCTGTCGATCGCCAATCAGAACAGCCAGATCATCCTCAAGCTGTTCCAGTGA
- the fliF gene encoding flagellar basal-body MS-ring/collar protein FliF — protein sequence MDRLIQLRDNLLGLGPRKLAALAMIFVLVLAVTGVGAYYLSRPNFEVLYAGLDREDVSRIGAALKSSGIPFDINPEGNAVSVHYGQTAQARMMLAERGLPQSANAGYELFDKVGSLGLTSFMQEVTRIRALEGELARTIQLIRGVKAARVHIVLADEGSFRRAKQPPSASVVIRTESPDDSKAAHAIRHLVAASIPGMTVDQVTVLNTDGMLLTTSEGDESDAVPGKTLTLERTVAKDIQDNIRRTLTPYLRLSNFQVSVRTRINTDRKQTNETIFDPESRVERSVRVVKENSTSQNNSTTGSAGADRNIPQDNKQAASEGKQSNDENKKNEELTNFELSSKTITTVSGGYTVENISIAVLVNRASLGGPGKDAPKPEAVERQIKEIEQLVSTAAGLHKERGDTVKVSAVEFMPNENDMGPVEAPGWADALTHQLGSVINALALIAVTVMLVIFGLRPATRALLAETPSVALAENDSPMLDLDGGIELPFTPLEAPEFTMAAAVDTGLIEDIADQETFTQQKRLERLIEADEMQAVAILKQWMYAEGRV from the coding sequence ATGGATCGCCTTATTCAGCTGCGAGACAATCTGCTCGGACTTGGTCCCCGCAAGCTCGCCGCCCTCGCCATGATCTTTGTCCTCGTCCTGGCGGTGACCGGGGTCGGGGCCTATTATCTATCACGTCCGAATTTCGAGGTGCTCTACGCCGGCCTCGATCGAGAGGATGTGAGCCGCATCGGCGCCGCCTTGAAATCGAGTGGAATTCCATTCGATATCAACCCGGAAGGCAACGCCGTCTCGGTCCATTACGGCCAGACCGCTCAAGCGCGCATGATGCTCGCCGAGCGAGGCCTGCCTCAGAGCGCCAACGCCGGCTACGAGCTGTTCGACAAGGTCGGCTCGCTCGGCCTCACCTCCTTCATGCAGGAGGTGACGCGCATACGCGCGTTGGAAGGCGAGCTCGCGCGAACGATTCAGCTGATTCGTGGCGTGAAGGCGGCGCGCGTGCATATCGTGCTCGCCGACGAGGGCTCGTTCCGCCGCGCCAAGCAGCCGCCCTCCGCCTCCGTCGTCATTCGCACGGAGAGTCCCGACGACTCCAAAGCCGCGCATGCGATCCGGCATCTCGTCGCCGCCTCCATTCCCGGCATGACGGTCGATCAGGTCACGGTGCTCAACACCGACGGCATGCTGCTCACCACCTCCGAAGGCGATGAGAGCGACGCCGTGCCGGGCAAGACGCTCACCCTCGAGCGCACTGTCGCCAAGGATATTCAAGACAATATCCGTCGCACACTCACGCCCTATCTGCGCTTGTCGAATTTCCAGGTGAGCGTGCGAACGCGCATCAACACCGATCGCAAGCAGACCAATGAGACGATCTTCGATCCCGAGTCGCGGGTTGAGAGATCGGTGCGCGTCGTCAAGGAGAATTCGACGTCGCAGAACAACAGCACCACCGGCTCCGCCGGCGCGGATCGCAACATCCCGCAGGACAATAAGCAGGCCGCATCCGAGGGCAAGCAGTCCAACGACGAGAACAAGAAGAATGAGGAGCTCACCAATTTCGAGCTCTCGTCCAAGACGATCACCACGGTCAGCGGCGGCTACACGGTCGAGAACATCTCTATCGCCGTGCTGGTCAATCGCGCCAGCCTCGGCGGCCCCGGCAAGGATGCGCCGAAGCCGGAAGCCGTCGAGCGGCAGATCAAGGAGATCGAGCAATTGGTCTCGACGGCCGCCGGCCTGCATAAGGAGCGTGGCGACACGGTAAAAGTCTCGGCCGTCGAGTTCATGCCGAATGAGAACGACATGGGGCCGGTCGAGGCGCCCGGCTGGGCCGACGCGCTCACCCATCAGCTCGGCTCCGTCATCAATGCGCTGGCGCTGATCGCCGTCACTGTGATGCTCGTCATCTTCGGCTTGCGTCCCGCGACGCGCGCGCTGCTCGCGGAAACGCCGAGCGTGGCGCTCGCCGAAAACGACTCGCCCATGCTCGATCTCGATGGCGGCATAGAGCTACCCTTCACGCCGCTCGAGGCGCCAGAGTTCACAATGGCGGCGGCGGTCGATACGGGACTGATCGAGGATATCGCCGATCAGGAGACATTCACCCAGCAGAAGCGGCTCGAGCGGCTGATCGAGGCCGATGAGATGCAGGCGGTCGCAATTCTGAAGCAATGGATGTATGCGGAAGGTCGCGTTTGA
- a CDS encoding flagellar motor protein MotB, whose translation MSDHEESEIIFIRKKHGDEEEGHHGGVWKLAFADFMTAMMAFFLVMWLINSTSKETKAAIVQYFNPVQLIDSNPAHKGLRDPAEAGQGKSQQSSTAPDKGAPASAPPASAEKESPQHEAALLYDPMSTLDEIDKKSAQPSSFGDPFDRSAHGVGYVDERIEDSGSPDKSTTAEPLEGPRAKPAPSTPQSKSPAQPPRGVASAPAEDKKGEASAASVKAAVEKVVKAELAALRAAPHVEVAETSEGLLISLTDDVNFSMFAVGSVEPRPQAVRIIGQIGQLLAKQSGEIELRGHTDGRSYKSATYDNWRLSSDRANMAYYMLVRGGFPEKRVVKIAGYADRRPKTPKEPLAAVNRRIEILLRRSER comes from the coding sequence ATGAGCGACCACGAAGAAAGCGAGATCATCTTCATCCGCAAGAAGCATGGCGATGAGGAGGAGGGGCATCACGGCGGCGTCTGGAAGCTCGCCTTCGCCGACTTCATGACGGCTATGATGGCCTTCTTCCTGGTGATGTGGCTCATCAATTCCACATCGAAGGAGACCAAGGCGGCGATCGTTCAATATTTCAATCCTGTTCAGCTCATCGACTCGAATCCCGCGCATAAGGGGCTGCGTGATCCGGCCGAAGCGGGGCAGGGCAAGAGCCAGCAATCCAGCACCGCGCCGGACAAGGGCGCGCCGGCTTCGGCGCCGCCGGCTTCTGCGGAGAAGGAGAGCCCGCAGCACGAAGCCGCGCTCCTCTATGATCCGATGTCGACTCTCGACGAGATCGACAAAAAGTCGGCGCAACCCTCGTCCTTCGGCGATCCCTTCGATCGCAGCGCCCATGGCGTCGGCTATGTGGACGAGCGTATCGAGGACAGCGGCTCGCCCGACAAATCGACGACGGCCGAGCCGTTGGAAGGTCCGCGCGCGAAGCCTGCGCCGTCGACGCCGCAGAGCAAGTCTCCGGCACAGCCTCCGCGCGGAGTGGCTTCGGCGCCTGCCGAAGACAAGAAGGGCGAGGCTTCGGCCGCGAGCGTGAAGGCCGCGGTGGAGAAGGTCGTCAAAGCGGAGCTCGCGGCTCTGCGCGCCGCGCCGCATGTCGAGGTTGCGGAGACATCCGAGGGATTGCTCATCAGCCTGACCGATGACGTCAATTTCTCGATGTTCGCCGTGGGCTCCGTCGAGCCGCGGCCGCAGGCGGTTCGCATCATCGGCCAAATCGGCCAGCTTCTCGCCAAGCAGAGCGGCGAGATCGAGCTGCGCGGACACACGGACGGGCGATCGTACAAATCGGCCACTTATGACAATTGGCGCCTCTCGTCCGATCGCGCCAACATGGCCTATTACATGCTCGTGCGGGGCGGGTTTCCCGAGAAGCGCGTGGTGAAAATCGCCGGCTATGCCGATCGCCGGCCGAAGACTCCCAAAGAGCCGCTCGCGGCGGTCAATCGCCGCATCGAAATTTTGCTGCGCAGGAGCGAGCGTTGA
- the fliK gene encoding flagellar hook-length control protein FliK — protein MTESVESSSVAASFADARSIEASSSSADRNSDRGSMAAIDDRSRPSIDSRSASFETRDNVTPPPDAPSVSTQPSATMVDDGTSAVTPAPIGTLAILAPAAQLPTAFAELLAPQARSLIASASLTSSTPAAAPATNVGEGQRQSVAPKILTIELEPAALGAVTVKMKLAHSGIDMRISVESSEALRRLDSTREKLVEAMQSSGCTIDSCTIQIGPTAADGANAQAAPDNGGGFAQAGGGGREEQSVGRQGAGYGGSGGDRRQGASAENGERGTNGEPRRVADRRGGDVYL, from the coding sequence GTGACGGAGTCCGTCGAATCCTCCTCTGTCGCCGCGTCATTCGCCGATGCTCGCAGCATCGAGGCGTCATCGTCCAGCGCCGACAGAAATTCCGATCGCGGCTCAATGGCGGCGATCGACGATCGGTCTCGGCCATCCATCGATTCCAGATCGGCGAGTTTCGAGACGCGTGACAATGTGACGCCGCCGCCAGATGCGCCGAGCGTCTCGACGCAACCGAGCGCGACGATGGTCGATGACGGAACGAGCGCGGTTACGCCAGCGCCTATCGGAACGCTCGCTATTCTCGCGCCGGCGGCGCAGCTGCCGACGGCTTTCGCCGAGCTCCTCGCGCCGCAAGCGCGCAGCCTAATCGCTTCTGCATCTCTGACGTCTTCGACGCCGGCGGCGGCGCCCGCTACGAATGTCGGCGAAGGGCAACGGCAGAGCGTCGCGCCGAAAATCCTGACCATAGAGCTCGAGCCTGCGGCGCTGGGCGCGGTCACTGTGAAGATGAAGCTGGCGCATTCGGGCATAGACATGCGCATCAGCGTCGAATCGTCCGAGGCGTTGCGCCGGCTCGATTCGACGCGCGAGAAGCTCGTCGAGGCGATGCAATCGTCCGGCTGCACGATCGACTCCTGCACCATACAGATCGGCCCGACCGCCGCCGACGGCGCCAATGCGCAAGCCGCGCCCGACAATGGCGGGGGCTTCGCGCAAGCGGGCGGAGGCGGACGTGAGGAGCAGAGCGTCGGTCGACAGGGAGCGGGCTATGGGGGATCGGGCGGTGATCGCAGGCAAGGCGCGAGCGCGGAGAATGGCGAGCGGGGGACGAATGGCGAGCCTCGCCGCGTCGCTGATCGCCGCGGCGGCGACGTCTATCTGTGA
- a CDS encoding transglycosylase SLT domain-containing protein → MASLAASLIAAAATSICEARAEGRPTSSNICEREMIRASNENAVPLAVLYAVALTETGQKGALNAFAMNVEGRAVLSADFREAMMRFLAAKRSGAVLIDIGCMQVNHHYHGARFASVEAMFDPRANVDYAARFLKDLHKREGTWTSAVARYHAGPKNAPAQKSYVCSVIANMIASGFGAWTDASRDFCRPRREAASR, encoded by the coding sequence ATGGCGAGCCTCGCCGCGTCGCTGATCGCCGCGGCGGCGACGTCTATCTGTGAGGCGCGCGCCGAAGGTCGGCCGACGTCGAGCAATATTTGCGAAAGGGAGATGATCCGCGCCTCCAATGAGAATGCGGTTCCTCTCGCCGTGCTCTATGCGGTGGCGCTCACTGAGACGGGGCAGAAGGGCGCGCTCAACGCCTTTGCGATGAATGTCGAAGGGCGCGCGGTGCTCAGCGCCGATTTCCGCGAGGCGATGATGCGATTTCTCGCGGCGAAACGCTCCGGCGCCGTGCTCATCGATATCGGCTGCATGCAGGTCAATCATCACTATCACGGCGCGCGCTTCGCCAGCGTCGAGGCGATGTTCGATCCGCGCGCCAATGTCGATTATGCGGCGCGCTTCCTCAAAGATTTGCACAAGCGCGAAGGGACATGGACCTCGGCCGTCGCGCGCTATCACGCCGGGCCGAAGAACGCGCCGGCGCAGAAGAGCTATGTGTGCTCGGTGATCGCCAATATGATCGCCAGCGGCTTCGGCGCCTGGACCGACGCCTCGCGCGATTTCTGCCGCCCGCGCCGAGAAGCCGCGTCGCGCTGA